One window from the genome of Gavia stellata isolate bGavSte3 chromosome 10, bGavSte3.hap2, whole genome shotgun sequence encodes:
- the LHX9 gene encoding LIM/homeobox protein Lhx9 isoform X2: protein MEIVGCRAEENTCPFRPPAMLFHGISGGHIQGIMEEMERRSKTESRLAKGGQMNGRETNMPPMSPEKPALCAGCGGKISDRYYLLAVDKQWHLRCLKCCECKLALESELTCFAKDGSIYCKEDYYRRFSVQRCARCHLGISASEMVMRARESVYHLSCFTCTTCNKTLTTGDHFGMKDNLVYCRAHFESLLQGEYPPQLSYTELAAKSGGLALPYFNGTGTVQKGRPRKRKSPALGVDIVNYNSGCNENEADHLDRDQQPYPPSQKTKRMRTSFKHHQLRTMKSYFAINHNPDAKDLKQLAQKTGLTKRVLQGEQIMGHYSQTSRRLKIP, encoded by the exons ATGGAAATAGTGGGgtgcagagcagaagaaaatacttgtcCTTTCCGTCCCCCAGCCATGCTTTTCCACGGGATCTCCGGAGGCCATATCCAAGGAATCATGGAGGAGATGGAGAGGCGATCCAAGACCGAGTCCCGCCTGGCCAAAGGGGGACAGATGAACGGCCGAGAAACG AACATGCCCCCAATGAGCCCCGAGAAGCCTGCTTTGTGTGCTGGTTGTGGAGGGAAGATCTCAGACAGATATTACCTGCTGGCTGTTGACAAACAATGGCACCTCAGGTGTCTTAAATGCTGTGAATGTAAACTGGCTTTGGAGTCAGAACTCACCTGCTTTGCCAAGGACGGCAGTATTTACTGCAAGGAGGATTACTACAG AAGGTTCTCCGTGCAGAGATGTGCCCGCTGCCACCTTGGGATCTCGGCCTCTGAAATGGTCATGAGAGCCAGGGAGTCGGTTTATCACCTGAGCTGCTTCACCTGCACCACCTGCAACAAGACTCTGACCACAGGCGATCACTTTGGCATGAAGGACAACCTGGTTTACTGCAGGGCCCACTTCGAGTCCCTTTTGCAAGGAGAATATCCCCCCCAGCTGAGCTACACGGAGCTGGCTGCCAAGAGCGGAGGGCTGGCCCTGCCTTACTTCAACGGCACTGGCACAGTCCAGAAGGGGAGGCCCAGGAAACGAAAGAGCCCTGCCTTGGGAGTGGACATCGTCAACTACAACTCAG GTTGTAATGAGAATGAGGCAGATCACCTGGACAGAGACCAGCAGCCTTATCCCCCATCCCAGAAGACAAAGCGCATGCGCACCTCCTTCAAACACCACCAGCTTCGTACCATGAAGTCCTACTTTGCTATCAACCACAACCCAGATGCCAAGGACCTCAAGCAGCTTGcccagaaaacaggactgaCCAAGAGAGTTTTGCAG GGAGAACAAATCATGGGGCATTACAGCCAAACATCCCGACGTTTGAAAATTCCCTAA
- the LHX9 gene encoding LIM/homeobox protein Lhx9 isoform X1 translates to MEEVTRGAPEDVSGMLWKGSGGWGTSFTSRARVWCGASPREQGAQNCRQEDPSVGIEVSGNSRQLFQGKARKSGVKRSPRCLCKEKLLLQPQSLRCAPRSMLFHGISGGHIQGIMEEMERRSKTESRLAKGGQMNGRETNMPPMSPEKPALCAGCGGKISDRYYLLAVDKQWHLRCLKCCECKLALESELTCFAKDGSIYCKEDYYRRFSVQRCARCHLGISASEMVMRARESVYHLSCFTCTTCNKTLTTGDHFGMKDNLVYCRAHFESLLQGEYPPQLSYTELAAKSGGLALPYFNGTGTVQKGRPRKRKSPALGVDIVNYNSGCNENEADHLDRDQQPYPPSQKTKRMRTSFKHHQLRTMKSYFAINHNPDAKDLKQLAQKTGLTKRVLQVWFQNARAKFRRNLLRQENGGVDKADGTSLPAPPSADSGALTPPGTATTLTDLTNPTITVVTSVTSNLDSHESGSPSQTTLTNLF, encoded by the exons ATGGAAGAGGTGACTCGAGGAGCCCCTGAGGATGTCTCTGGGATGCTTTGGAAAGGAAGCGGGGGCTGGGGTACTTCTTTCACTAGTCGCGCTCGGGTTTGGTGTGGAGCGTCCCCCAGGGAGCAGGGAGCGCAGAACTGCCGCCAGGAAGATCCTTCAGTAGGGATCGAGGTGTCAGGAAACAGCCGGCAGCTGTTCCAGGGAAAGGCAAGGAAGAGTGGTGTGAAAA GAAGCCCTCGGTGCTTGTGCAAAGAGAAGCTCCTATTGCAACCTCAGTCCCTGCGCTGTGCGCCTCGGT CCATGCTTTTCCACGGGATCTCCGGAGGCCATATCCAAGGAATCATGGAGGAGATGGAGAGGCGATCCAAGACCGAGTCCCGCCTGGCCAAAGGGGGACAGATGAACGGCCGAGAAACG AACATGCCCCCAATGAGCCCCGAGAAGCCTGCTTTGTGTGCTGGTTGTGGAGGGAAGATCTCAGACAGATATTACCTGCTGGCTGTTGACAAACAATGGCACCTCAGGTGTCTTAAATGCTGTGAATGTAAACTGGCTTTGGAGTCAGAACTCACCTGCTTTGCCAAGGACGGCAGTATTTACTGCAAGGAGGATTACTACAG AAGGTTCTCCGTGCAGAGATGTGCCCGCTGCCACCTTGGGATCTCGGCCTCTGAAATGGTCATGAGAGCCAGGGAGTCGGTTTATCACCTGAGCTGCTTCACCTGCACCACCTGCAACAAGACTCTGACCACAGGCGATCACTTTGGCATGAAGGACAACCTGGTTTACTGCAGGGCCCACTTCGAGTCCCTTTTGCAAGGAGAATATCCCCCCCAGCTGAGCTACACGGAGCTGGCTGCCAAGAGCGGAGGGCTGGCCCTGCCTTACTTCAACGGCACTGGCACAGTCCAGAAGGGGAGGCCCAGGAAACGAAAGAGCCCTGCCTTGGGAGTGGACATCGTCAACTACAACTCAG GTTGTAATGAGAATGAGGCAGATCACCTGGACAGAGACCAGCAGCCTTATCCCCCATCCCAGAAGACAAAGCGCATGCGCACCTCCTTCAAACACCACCAGCTTCGTACCATGAAGTCCTACTTTGCTATCAACCACAACCCAGATGCCAAGGACCTCAAGCAGCTTGcccagaaaacaggactgaCCAAGAGAGTTTTGCAG GTTTGGTTTCAAAACGCAAGAGCCAAATTCAGAAGGAACCTTTTGCGGCAGGAGAATGGGGGTGTCGATAAAGCTGATGGCACCTCACTTCCGGCACCGCCCTCAGCAGACAGCGGCGCACTCACTCCACCCGGCACTGCGACCACTTTAACAGACCTGACCAATCCCACTATCACTGTAGTGACATCAGTGACCTCTAACTTGGACAGCCACGAATCCGGGAGCCCCTCACAAACTACCTTAACGAACCTtttctaa